The genomic window gtggacgTTTACTGTGCAAGAGGAGATTGAATCACTCtataaaaacagaacatgggatcttgagaaacttcctaaaggtaaaaaggctatTCGTTGTAAACgaatgtttaaaaagaaagaagggactctagaagttgaagaacccagatataaagcaaggcttgttgcaaaaggTTACAGTCAAATTTCAAATGTGGAAtttacagatgtgttctccctagttgtgaagcatagttcggtTCGAGCTTTGCTCTGTATTTTGGCCATGcttgatttggagcttgagcaattagatgtaaaaaatacatttttgaatggagaacttgaggatgatatttacatgcaacaactagagggttttacagtctcagaaaaagagaaATATGTTTACTTGCTGAAAAAATCCCTTTATGATTTGAAACAGTCAGCAAGACAATaatacaagaggtttgattcctttatgacttttcatgatttcaaaagaagtagctttgatagttgtgtttactttaagaaaaacagtgatggttcttttgtgtatctactcctttatgttgatgacatgttgatagcaacgaaagataaatgagagataagaaaggtcaaagcccaactaagtgaagaatttgagatgaagatttgggaccagcaaagaaaatacttggtatggagattctcagagatagaaaagtaagtaagtTGTACCTAactcagaaggggtacattgagaaagctctttacaggttcaatatgcagagtgttaaacctgttagtactcctttagcagcccatttcaaacTTTTATTAGCTTTATCTttacaatcagatgatgagattaagtacatgtcacatgttccatattctagtgcagtgggatctctcatgtatgctatggtttattcacgtccagatttatcatatgcagtcagtgtagttagcagatacatggcgaatccaagtaaagaacactggaaagcagttcagtggattttaagatacttacaaggtactactgatgtttgcttacagtttggaagaactagagatggagtcattgggtatgttgatgctgatttttcTAGAGGCcctgatagaagaagatctctcacatgttatgtctttacaattggaGGTTGTGTAATCAGTTGCAAAGCCACATTACAAACTACagtcactttgtctaccactgaagttgAGTACATGATGGTTaatgaggcttgtaaagaagccatctggttgaagggactctttagtgaactcaataaagacctttaaatcaatacagtattttgtgacagtcaaagtgtcatcttccttacaaaagaccAAATGTTTCATAagagaacaaagcacattgatgtttagtatcattttgttcgtgatattagtgcttgtggtgatattgttgtgagaaaaattagtattcatgaaaatcctgcagatatgatgactaagtcacttcctataaccaagtttgagcattgcttagacttggttcgTGTTCATTGttaaagttaaacccttaaggggttttatggaagaggtgaagaacttgttcattgagaattcgtgtcaaggtggagattgttagaattaagtgacccgaatccttatttaaataaaatacagtgggaaaataaaataaaagtaaaatccatatagaactacacttcttttattttatttttagaataagattttttaaaccttattaaacttcatttatttgatattgattagaataagatgtttcaatcttactacactcctattagaatatggttttacaagcctataaatagacatagcctactcctcttgtaatcattcgaattcaacatagtgaattatccacgtaaaaatctgggtattctttatttttctttctctttttctttgtgatacattgtcattatcgacgttcTATTTTTCACAATAACCATTATGATTGTAATCTAGAATGGAAGGTTCAAATTAACTGCTTCAAAAGCAAATGTAGAAGCTTTATATGGCTAGTACTATAATGCATGCAACCAATGTGGTACCTGTTTATGCTTCTTTGCTGGAAAATTCCGGTGCCCTCAACAACATGGTAAGAAACACTACACCTTAACTAAGTTTCccttaattttacttgaaaaaaaaaagaaacaaaataactattgacttattattttatccttacaATAATATAAGATTAAGAAATTTGGTTTACAGTTGTAAATTGAATTTGATGATCAAAGATGCAACTGGAaaatttgatgttgtttttggGAAACAACTGTTCTAGAATTAATTAATGTTAGCAATGACAACAAAATGGTCTTACCTGAACCATTCTCACAACTTAAAGGAGAAACTAGAACATTTCAAGTTGGTCTAACTGGGCTAATACAATCAGCTTCAAATTGTTCGATTGTGATGATAATAGGAAAAGGAAACGTAAAGCACTGCAACCAAAATCACTACCACAATCTGAAAATACAAGCACACAATCTGAACATTTCTCCTACACATGCTACACAAACATAAGAAGTTGGTATTTACAAAAAATTCATCATCACCGATTACCAAACAAGTTTCAAGAGAACTAACCCTATAAAATGTACCATTAATATTATTACCACCAGGGGCAAGGAAACAAAATTTGATCCGGCATAAATACAAGTAGTACAGATTGAAGTGACAAATCAagttatttttacaaatttgaaattattttgaaagcTGGGCTTATGACTAATGAATCACTTTTTTCCCTCTCTTTTGTAAAGGGAATCAAACAAACCTTTGATGGAAATAAAATTGTTTGATTCCCATCTACTATAATACATACTTGAAAGCTTCATTAATTATATAGTCTTTTGTGATGGActacttttaaaatgaaaattattttctttcggaatcatgtaatttttattttctcttatatCATGGTACATATTGTTCAAAAATCTTAATACAAATTAACTACCAAATGTCGCAGCAACGCGCAGCTCATTTTCtagtatatataataatttaaaatacaatatcaataaaaataaacctataattgttctctattttaaatttatctatataaatttacacgtaaattatttaaaatatggatATTATAACATCTTACATTAATTAATTTGatgtaataatttaaaaatatataattgttaatttaattgtAAGTTAATCTTTTGGCTTAAATCTGTCAAAAGTTCATGTactcttttgaaatttaaaatttagtcattgtattttAACCTTAAGACTTTGAATTCCTTtactcttttatttaaaaaattttgatcatTTCGTCCAATTTTGCAATTATAAAAAAGACTAACTTTTTTATCCCTTAATGTGTATAgtttttagtcaatttagtccttattatacAATATGATTGTCTAAaagaactttttaaaattgaagtGACAATTGGATCATTTTGTGTAACCAAATTATAATTTTGGTAacattttgacaaaaaaattttaagtttattagTGGGAAAAGCGCTATGGTTAGGAggctaatttttcatttaagcctTCTATcaaccaaacatcaaaatttacaTTTCAACCAAATGAATCAAACAGGGTCATGTAATATAACCGACATTATACCTCGAATCTAACATTGTCATAAATTTATTACCAAAGTAGTCTTACATTCCTTGAACCAAATGCACTCTAATAGTAAACATTATACCTCAAATCTAACATTGTCATAATTTTGTTACCAAAGTAGTCTTACATTCCTTGAACCAAATGTACTCTAATAGTAAAATGGTCCCTAAGCTATACTCTGATTCCAAATTTTCGCTTAAAGTCTTTTTAGTCATAAGTAGTCCCTTAAGTTTTATTACATCACATGTTTTGGCCCAAAATATAaccactttaaaaaaaaatatgacacttttagtaaataaaattttGACACATGACATAATTTGAGCATGTCATCACTGAAGTGGCTTTTATattattgagataaaaaaaattgatagtaAATGGAGCTTTAAAAGTAATTTATAGAAAATtggtaaaaacaaaattttcatttatttattttcattcctAGACACCTAAACTTTTGTTGGGATCTAGTACACTTAGTATAATAATATCGCCAAATGTACTTGTTATTtttcgaataaattgtaaatttcatcattttcattaatATCTTTTATATAATGTCTTCAAtagtttttgcacacaaagaaaaatgaaatcaaatattagttcattgattatttaacgtttaactaatattaagttgtatTATATGGTTGGGTCATAATACGAGAAGCCAAAGAGAAGCCAGAATTGTTAATAAGGGGGGTCAggatattttcataaaatatacatGTTCACATGGGCCCGACCTACTTTTAACAAGGTATTTGTATATTCTGGATAAGCTTGATTACcaaaatttaggaaaaataaaataagtagataatttatattagtagataatctaaatggttCATAGTTTAATCGAAATTGAGCAAAAATGATTAAAAGACTATGATGTTATCTATCAAGTCCGATTACATAGATACATTGTCTTGGTTATCGGAACAGATGACTCATAAAAGATAGATATATGGATGTGATTGTCaagactgacagtacatcagatAAGACCCAAGtaaaataaatcttaaaactTTCTAAACCTTCTACTCGATTCTATAAGGATCCGGTCCCTTCTTCGAAGTTTTAGAGCCTTTTTGGGGGCCTGACCTGCTCGTACGTTCTAAATCTTTTCAGAACCATATGGGAACCGTTGGACACCTTCCACTCGAATTGGGCTCAATTCGGGACTTCATTACCTAAGGGGGCCGCCCTGGACCCTTGGTGATCATTCACGCCTTTAGTGGCATTTGTCCACACCTATGTGCTAACTCCTACACTTAGGTGGCCTGCTTCACACCCTTGGGTGCATTGCCCACTGATGGACTGTAATAGCTACATGttgttttaaacttaaaatttccctagaaaaaaaaataaagctctAATTCCTAGGCCAATATCTTCCCCTAACAACTCTCCTTCGACCTTCTCGCACTAAATCATCGCCTAAGtacattactttttttttaatggcAAAAAGTTTCCCATTTTCATGTTAGTAAGCTTCAAGCACGACTCATCTTCATGTGTTGTTCAAGGttcaaaaagcaaaaaaaagaagagaaaattgaagaaaaaaagttaaagaaATTGTGGAAGAAGAGGAGTTAAAAGCCCATAAAGGATCATAGGGATCACGATTCGCAAACAAAGAAGATTGCAAAGAGTTTTTTGTCAATTGCTTCAAATTTCAACAATAAATTTGCAACAATGGAGGCAAAAAAATATgcttaaaaagatgaaaaatggtGGTGGGTCAACTGGATTTCCATTGGAGAAGCCTATTGAGAGAAGATCTTATGATATAGATCCAAGTGTTTCATCTGATTATCCAAGATACTCATTTGATGAAAAAAGTTCAGAGTTTGGTAGTGAAAAttaataaatgtattttttttttgtttttaccaatttttttatgaaacattttcttaaaatttgattttattatcatttgaataatataaaagccacattattttatttatccaaAGTGTCAGATTTTTTAATGGTGTTATATTTTGAGTTAAAACatactataaaataaaaattttaagaactacttaagataaaaaaaacttCTCAAATTAAGTATAGATCAAGGTCTATTTTCTGTTAAAATCTTGTTTATATGCCCGaaaagtataaaatttatttatataaattgataaaatttaaaaactttttaatcttataaaaagaaaataatttttttgatgattttaactCTTGGGTGGTGttggaaaaagagaaaatgattAACATCAATTTCTTTTGTTTCCTTGTGCATTTGGGGTGTTTGTGCTTGAATTGAGCATTTGATGGTAATAGATATATTTATGGGTTAAGGttgataaaattttaagctcGTTTAATAAGTTTGGATCCAGTTCAAAAAAAgagcctaaaattttattaagttcGGTTAGATAAAAATGTTAACATTCGGGTTCAGTTTGGCTTGCCCATCTTAagtttttttgtataattttaaaaaaataatacatcaaaaacactaaaaatattaaaataaatatttctcaataaattaaaaataaatttaaaaatgtatacttaaataacaccaGTATAGGTGTAACTTGACAAACAAATGCCTTTAACATAATaaccaaattaataataaaataaaaaatatacaatatctaaataataacaacaaattaGTAGCAACATGACAATAAAATGACGGTAAAACAATGAGAAAAAAACAAGAAAGcaacattttttttttccttttgtaaaTTCGAATCGAgctaaaaaaattttacttaaagcccgacatttttttaaataaacttcatttttttttgtccCAATCCCATTTTTTGAATATACATTCTTATGTAAACCTTCCTAATTTTCGGAAAAGCTTTGATTTCTTGGGGGTGGGTGGGATTGGTAAATCGGTCTTATTTTGATTTGTATACGAGTGGCACTCTTTTGTCTTTTGATAATTTCATTTCCTCCAAAAGAAAGCAAAGTTTTGGTACAACAAAGCATATAATGATCCAGTATTCTTATGTGGGCCTACTACATATTTAAGGTGACTAACTCATTCAACATGGAGGCCGATTGTCCCTTTAGCATTaagatttttgaataaaatgattttatttttttaaaacgaaattttcaagattttatttcttagtaatattttttcataatttagggTTTAGCTAGTGGCCTCCTTTGGATGGCTTGTATTGTGAACCAATGAGAGAAGGATCTGTATTGGAGTTTGCCACGTGTACAAGGCGTCTGCCAGACATTGAGATATGTGCAAAGggataaaatatatgaaaatgaaagaaaCCACCACTTCTTTTTGGTGACGGTTTCAAACTTATCCATGCAATTGCAAATGTCGGTATATGTCATCGCCACCATGTCAATCCCTTTGTATTTATCTAAGAACCCTTCCAACCGATTACTCAACCGCCAAACCTTTCGTGGCATCCATTCCCCTCTCTTTTCAcctcatatttcatcaattaccCAATCACCCTTTCACCTTTAAAACCAATCCCCCATTTTACATCCCAATGCAACTTCCCCTTGTACACATACCAACCATGGAAGCAACCTCActtctttcttcatcttcttccttcacCCTCTCTTTCCTTCCTTCACCTCTTTCTTCTCCACATCTCCACCACAGGTCTCTTTTCTTCAGGGGCATGTTTCCAGTTACTGTAAACCCGCAGACATGTTCAACAGCTGTTGTCCGCAAAAAGTTGAGCTTCTGGTAAGGACGACACCCTATGAAACTTTTTGTTCTTCTTCTTTCCTTTGCTATTTTGGAAACTACTTGAATTTgattagtgtttttttttctgCAAGTGAAGCACAAAGGCAGTTCTTGGAGGAAATGTGCATGTAACAGGAGTTCCTACTTCTGTCCCTGTAAGAGTAGCACACGAGCTTCATCAAGCTGGGCATCGATATTTGGATGTTAGGTACTTCTTTCTGTTTTAATCGAATCTTAAAAACTCCCAATTGTTACAGAGCAAAGGGCTTCAATTATTATTAGCACATGATGAGATATTTTTGTAGGACTCCTGAAGAGTTCAGTGCAGGGCATGTCCCTGGGGCCATTAACATCCCTTACATGTACAAAGTTGGACCAGGTTGGTTGGTTGCTAATACGGTGGCAAGCGTGGCTTGATGAGATTTTCTTTTGCCTTTCAACTGATTTAGCTCCTGAAATTTTGTTGTTTGCTTGCAGGAATGGCAAAAAACCCCAGTTTTGTAGCTGAAGTATCATCACATTTAGGAAAATATGATGAAATTATTGTTGTGGGTTCCTGTTTCTAATTTAACtcaaaccctttttttttgtttttctatgtCCATTTTGATGTTAAAAATGGGGTGGTTATGGCAGGGGTGTCAACTTGGGAAACGGTCTCTGATGGCAGCCACCGAGCTTCTAGCTGCTGTGagaacataaaatttataatctTTCAATCTACATGTAGAAGACGGATAAAAGCTAATTACAACTTGTGTACCATTAATTCCTTTTGCAGGGCTTTACTGCAGTTACTGACATTGCCGGAGGGTACGCGGCGTGGACTCAGAATGGGCTTCCAAcggaatgatgatgatgatgttggagGCAGGGAATAAAGTTGGTGATACAATAATAAAGCTTGGAAGACAAAAAACTAGAAAGATCTCAagtgtaaagaaaaaaaaatgtcgcATATTAGTGTAGTTGGCAGCCACAGAATGACCAGAaagtatgtgaatatgaatgtgactgttTGGTTGTTGTTCTGTATggaaaaggaaacaaagaaacaaacaaataataGATGAATGGAACCAGTGAATTTTGTACATAAAAATCTCTTCTTTGTTATCGATACAAATCTCACTTGTCatgttattaaaattttcttgTGTGATGGAGAACCaaagctaaaagaaaattttgtattaaaatgatttttttttaaatgttgttgaaaaaattaatatttaagagGGATTGAAGTTGTAGTTAAGGGTAAGTCTCTGCCTGAACCTGTAAAGAAGCCAGAACTCGTAAATTCAGGTTTTGATAgttgaaaatttaaaagttttaaaatggtgACAATTTAAACAAGCAACATAGAGCATAGAGAAGCCTGGTTAAGATGCAAGCAATGGGGCTCCTCCTGGCGTTTGTAATTGAACAAGCACAAATAGGACTCGTCTGGCTACAGATCAGGGAATCGTGGTTGATGCCAGGAATTCCTTAGCAATGGCGGGTATTGCTTCATCGTCATTTTCCTCTAACCATCGAGCAAAATGAGGAGACGTGGAGACATGACGAAGAGGAAAATCAGAGTAGATTCTAGAAAATGTTGGTGCGTGGTGATAAAAATAAGCTTATTAGAAATTAACGAAGGTTTCAAGGTGTGTATCAATATTGCTTTCTTTAGGGATCTATTCACCCCCCATCTATATTATGGTGTGCAAGAGTTATCGGCAAatgaacctcgaggatacaatgaagttCAATGATTGTATACATTTTGCACTGACGAAAATAATCCACTGAGCACTGAGCGGAGTCTAGTAAggatatcaatttctataaataatttctacaatatttttttataaaacaatttaggAATAAAAAATATGGTGGGAGATCATAAAGAAACTTTTTTTCTGGGTTGTCATGCAAATGAAACTTCACTCCTATTTATAGGTCTCATGTATTTTCATAGGAACATAACTACCCAAATTGATATTCGTATCTTTAGCAATAAATATCATTATTCAATTGAtatctacttgaataattatgaccATTTGTTAATAACCAAGTGACATAACTTTTGGTTACTCATAACTTTTCAATTGCAACTATTGGGAacactatatatattttgaaaatgttctaACAATCTCtcatcattttcaaaatattttatattttgatcatcTTGGAAATCAATTGCATAAATGAAGATGCCTTACGGTTGAActttcacttagtgaaaacatgttaaagttaatcgaaattgcatggtagactatGCTTTGAACTAgttattccatttgattaaccgaacacatctacacaatgatttcaacatcagtcaatgcaCAGCATCTagggtgtaacacccttaacccacaTTCGTCGCCAGAATAGGATTTTGGAGCATTACCGAAGCTTATCGatcaaacaaacataaatttaaacattgacatcatataatattcaggtaaaaaaccaattaaatttatacataatgtcccttaattgagccatcgaggcccaaaatacgtgttagaaacaaatcaggactaatttggaaactcagagaattttttgaaaaataataaaaattttcaaagttgcagGGTTCTCACGGCTATGTGGTCagaccgtgtgactcacatggtcaggagacacgctcgtgtcttagactgtgtgggcattcgaaatagggacacacgaccatgtcccagcccgtgtctatacccgtgtaactctctgacttgggtcacacgaccaagccacacacccgtgtctagccgtgtggactcaaaatttaccttaaataacaagtttaccattccctgcAAGCTTGGACAATAAGCAACTGAAAAATCAttcatttaaccaattcaaaacacaatcaaacacatcCAAATCATATCAAACAAACATCCTAGGagtctaaccaatgtaccatcataggtaccacaattatatcattaTTTCATATCATTAAAGCGTCATACaaatccaatttataaacatgccaaaattcatcaatttggcctatctcatatatatacttaGCCAACATTATACTTATAACCTCTTATACATTTCATCCACAAAATAACTAacatttagacaccctaggtacatgccgacataAAGGGAAAAACATCACCACGTTTGAGTTCGGGACcgttgttggatgttgaatcggtaatcaaaattaagtacctaacttgagcacggaaaacaaaaccgtacgctgagtaaaactcagtggtatttctataatctgaatatttaaagacaaaagataatataatatgtacGTTTTAATTATAAGTACAATTGAATATTAAAAACCACATTAATTCATACAATAACATTAGTCAATCAATTTTCACTTCATAAATACATCATTCATACCTTAATTCTCATCatttgctatataatagcttttcacaatataATACACATATCATTGAAACAACAATATTGTTCATTCCATATGCAATTCAAGTGTCTCAATCCATATTTCAATTCACTGTCCCATTTTCATTCCCATACcatgtcatttcaatatcaattataaaactgtattatttatttaccccgattaacacgactcgaactcagacggatacacggatccaaccaaaacacactagtttggcacccagtgcctcatcagataattcgaagtaataaattgacacccagtgtcttatcggctaaaccgaagtaaattgacacctagtgcctcatcgaattaatccgaagtaataaattgacacccagtgtctcatcgactcgaagctGAAGAAATCCCttaactcttccaatcctatgacatgccatctatatccgactcagcccgatatagttaatagggttccaattcacttttcaaatacaaccaatattcatttcaaatcaaataatcaatatatatataccaattcaatca from Gossypium hirsutum isolate 1008001.06 chromosome D12, Gossypium_hirsutum_v2.1, whole genome shotgun sequence includes these protein-coding regions:
- the LOC107945788 gene encoding senescence-associated protein DIN1 isoform X1, producing MSSPPCQSLCIYLRTLPTDYSTAKPFVASIPLSFHLIFHQLPNHPFTFKTNPPFYIPMQLPLVHIPTMEATSLLSSSSSFTLSFLPSPLSSPHLHHRSLFFRGMFPVTVNPQTCSTAVVRKKLSFCTKAVLGGNVHVTGVPTSVPVRVAHELHQAGHRYLDVRTPEEFSAGHVPGAINIPYMYKVGPGMAKNPSFVAEVSSHLGKYDEIIVGCQLGKRSLMAATELLAAGFTAVTDIAGGYAAWTQNGLPTE
- the LOC107945788 gene encoding senescence-associated protein DIN1 isoform X2, with product MYKVGPGMAKNPSFVAEVSSHLGKYDEIIVGCQLGKRSLMAATELLAAGFTAVTDIAGGYAAWTQNGLPTE